A window of bacterium contains these coding sequences:
- a CDS encoding acyl carrier protein — MSSIQEKVYEIIERKLSVNPEQITPEASFTDDLGADSLDTVELVMDLEEVFNITIPEEDQEKLRTVQDAIDYLESHLDA; from the coding sequence ATGAGCTCCATTCAGGAAAAGGTCTACGAGATCATCGAGCGCAAGCTTTCGGTGAATCCGGAACAGATCACACCCGAAGCTTCGTTCACCGACGATCTGGGGGCTGACTCCCTGGACACCGTCGAACTCGTGATGGACCTCGAAGAGGTCTTCAACATCACGATCCCGGAAGAGGACCAGGAGAAGCTGCGGACCGTGCAGGATGCGATCGACTACCTCGAGTCGCACCTGGACGCGTAG